One genomic window of Polyangium aurulentum includes the following:
- a CDS encoding sigma 54-interacting transcriptional regulator produces MSHVHETVEEQSPGMPALGEPVPGLVAIFSCGTPLFIPIPIAEGPVELGRMTTEGAFLDDERVSRRHVRVEAARERFRVTDLGSRNGTYVDGERVEGSITLEGPRVLRMGRSLLLFVTDVRPFERLAVSVRKDIVIGPRLAQVWARITRAAQLGTTLLVTGASGTGKELAARHFHASSPRPDGPFVAVNCASIPGGVAERLLFGTRKGAYSGAMNDAEGYAQAANGGTLFLDEVGELELSVQPKLLRLLENGEVTPLGAARPQRVDIRVVAATLKDLRSEAAAGRFREDLFFRLGQPEVRLPALRERLEELPWLMQAELSRIMPELKAHALLVEACALRVWPGNLRELAHELRQAAQNAIASGRSIVEATDLEPSAGTALGRESMTSPETPSALKPTDEQILEVLKREGGNVSRAARALGMHRNQLRRWLTRRGADPLTLGSSLPDTELE; encoded by the coding sequence ATGAGCCACGTTCACGAGACGGTGGAGGAGCAGAGCCCCGGCATGCCCGCGCTGGGCGAGCCCGTGCCTGGGCTCGTCGCGATCTTCTCCTGCGGCACGCCGCTCTTCATCCCGATCCCCATCGCCGAAGGCCCGGTCGAGCTCGGACGCATGACGACCGAAGGCGCGTTCCTCGACGATGAACGCGTGTCGCGAAGGCACGTGCGCGTCGAGGCCGCGCGCGAGCGCTTCCGCGTGACGGACCTCGGCAGCCGCAACGGCACGTATGTGGATGGCGAGCGGGTGGAAGGCTCGATCACGCTCGAAGGGCCGCGTGTGCTGCGCATGGGACGCAGCCTGCTGCTTTTCGTGACCGATGTGCGGCCGTTCGAGCGGCTCGCGGTCTCCGTGCGCAAAGACATCGTGATCGGCCCGCGCCTCGCGCAGGTCTGGGCGCGCATCACGCGCGCCGCGCAGCTCGGCACCACGCTGCTCGTCACCGGCGCGAGCGGCACCGGCAAGGAGCTCGCTGCGAGGCATTTCCACGCATCGTCCCCCAGACCCGACGGGCCGTTCGTCGCGGTAAACTGCGCATCCATCCCCGGCGGCGTGGCCGAGCGCCTGCTCTTCGGCACGCGCAAAGGGGCGTACTCGGGCGCGATGAACGACGCCGAGGGATATGCGCAAGCAGCGAACGGCGGCACGCTCTTCCTCGACGAGGTGGGCGAGCTCGAGCTGAGCGTGCAGCCGAAGCTGTTGCGCCTGCTGGAAAACGGCGAGGTCACGCCGCTCGGCGCCGCGCGCCCGCAGCGCGTCGACATCCGCGTGGTGGCCGCGACGCTGAAGGACCTGCGCTCCGAGGCCGCCGCGGGCCGCTTCCGCGAGGACCTGTTCTTCCGGCTCGGTCAGCCCGAGGTCCGCCTGCCCGCGCTGCGCGAGCGGCTCGAGGAGCTGCCCTGGCTGATGCAAGCCGAGCTGAGCCGCATCATGCCGGAGCTGAAGGCGCACGCGCTGCTCGTCGAGGCGTGCGCGCTGCGCGTCTGGCCCGGCAACCTGCGAGAACTCGCGCACGAGCTGCGACAGGCCGCGCAGAACGCGATCGCGTCCGGGCGATCGATCGTCGAGGCGACGGACCTCGAGCCCTCTGCGGGCACGGCGCTCGGCCGCGAGTCGATGACCTCGCCCGAGACGCCCTCCGCCCTCAAGCCCACCGACGAGCAGATCCTGGAGGTGCTCAAGCGCGAGGGAGGCAACGTGTCGCGCGCAGCCCGCGCCCTCGGGATGCACCGAAACCAGCTCCGCCGATGGCTGACCCGCCGCGGCGCCGACCCGCTCACGCTCGGGTCCTCGCTGCCGGACACCGAGCTCGAGTAG
- the nagZ gene encoding beta-N-acetylhexosaminidase, with protein MALSDLPLSVLCGQIIVGGFSGIDLPPRFATALREGRRGGAILFRRNLPDLAAAHRIASALVDAAGPEHPPFIAVDQEGGRVARLHAPFPKLTPMRVLGTIGDTDLVRRAGRAVGEELLALGFNLDFAPVLDVDSNPDNPIIGDRAFSHEPARVAACAVAFAEGLESAGVLSCGKHFPGHGDTSVDSHVDLPIIHHDRARLDAVELPPFRAAAAAGIATMMTAHIVVTSIDPSVPATMSRAVCTDLLRGDLGFRGVLFSDDLEMAAVAARYPIETSAVASIEAGCDALLVCSDEDLQDRAHEALVRAAERDPRFRARVEEAVTRSLEARRRMPPRPVPAEKLASIIGGAEGRAVLEEIASRALAAREGA; from the coding sequence ATGGCACTCTCCGATCTTCCCCTCTCCGTGCTCTGCGGCCAGATCATCGTCGGCGGCTTCAGCGGCATCGATCTGCCCCCTCGCTTCGCCACCGCCCTTCGCGAAGGCCGGCGCGGCGGCGCGATCCTGTTTCGGCGCAACCTCCCGGATCTCGCGGCGGCGCACCGGATCGCGAGCGCGCTGGTCGACGCTGCGGGGCCGGAGCATCCGCCCTTCATCGCGGTGGATCAGGAGGGCGGGCGCGTCGCGCGGCTGCACGCTCCGTTCCCCAAGCTGACGCCCATGCGCGTGCTCGGCACGATCGGCGATACGGACCTCGTGCGGCGCGCGGGGAGGGCCGTCGGCGAGGAGCTCCTGGCGCTCGGGTTCAACCTCGACTTCGCGCCCGTGCTCGACGTCGACTCGAACCCGGACAACCCGATCATCGGCGACCGCGCCTTCAGTCACGAGCCCGCACGCGTGGCCGCGTGCGCCGTGGCGTTCGCCGAGGGCCTCGAGTCCGCCGGCGTGCTCTCGTGCGGCAAGCACTTCCCGGGGCACGGCGACACCTCCGTCGACAGCCACGTGGATCTGCCCATCATCCATCACGATCGCGCGCGCCTCGACGCCGTCGAGCTCCCGCCGTTCCGCGCCGCAGCCGCCGCGGGGATCGCGACCATGATGACCGCGCACATCGTGGTCACGTCGATCGATCCCTCGGTCCCCGCGACGATGTCGCGCGCGGTGTGCACCGATCTGCTCCGCGGCGACCTCGGCTTCCGCGGCGTGCTCTTCTCGGACGACCTCGAGATGGCCGCGGTGGCGGCGCGTTACCCGATCGAGACCTCGGCCGTCGCCTCGATCGAGGCGGGCTGCGATGCGCTGCTCGTGTGCAGCGACGAGGATCTCCAGGACCGCGCCCACGAGGCGCTCGTGCGCGCGGCCGAGCGCGATCCTCGCTTCCGCGCTCGCGTCGAGGAGGCCGTCACGCGCTCGCTCGAGGCCCGCAGGCGCATGCCGCCGCGCCCCGTCCCGGCGGAGAAGCTCGCTTCGATCATCGGCGGCGCCGAGGGCAGGGCGGTGCTCGAGGAGATCGCTTCGAGGGCCCTCGCGGCGCGCGAGGGCGCATGA
- the hutI gene encoding imidazolonepropionase, which yields MNARTGIVLSRRLVTCDAARATKADPLGVVEDGAIAIEDGRIVAVGPAAEVRAKRPDLSLLSPEPLPLVTPGLVDAHTHAPWVGSRDGEYAMRMAGADYEAIAAAGGGIVASMRAVREASRAEIASTLAARLGRMASLGVTTVEAKSGYGLDEASERKQLEAVRDAAARSDLPRAVPTFLALHALPPEARADRAAYVARVEREVLPAIAADGLARYVDAYVDRSAFSTDEARPVLSRARALGLGVRLHVGQFADVGGAELAAELGASSVDHLENVGSQGIAALARAGVRAVLLPVASFTLRQAPPPVEALRAAGVGLVVASDANPGTAPTESLPLALALAVRLYGLTVPEAILGATREAAASLGLGEQAGILREGFSADVVAWELSHENALVQPWGVSRALFALRDGALIAGRVD from the coding sequence ATGAACGCGCGCACGGGGATCGTCCTTTCGCGCCGCCTCGTCACCTGCGACGCCGCGCGCGCGACGAAAGCAGATCCGCTCGGCGTCGTGGAGGACGGCGCGATCGCGATCGAAGACGGCCGCATCGTGGCCGTCGGTCCGGCGGCCGAGGTGCGCGCGAAGCGACCGGATCTTTCGCTCCTCTCTCCCGAGCCTCTGCCGCTCGTCACCCCGGGCCTCGTCGATGCGCACACGCACGCGCCATGGGTCGGCTCGCGCGATGGCGAGTACGCGATGCGCATGGCGGGCGCCGACTACGAGGCGATCGCTGCTGCGGGTGGGGGCATCGTCGCGAGCATGCGCGCCGTGCGTGAGGCGAGCCGCGCCGAGATCGCGTCCACGCTCGCCGCGCGGCTCGGCCGCATGGCCTCGCTCGGCGTCACCACCGTCGAGGCGAAGAGCGGCTACGGCCTCGACGAGGCCAGCGAGCGCAAGCAGCTCGAAGCCGTGCGCGACGCAGCGGCGCGATCCGATCTCCCCCGAGCCGTACCGACCTTCCTCGCCCTGCACGCCTTGCCGCCCGAGGCCCGTGCCGATCGAGCGGCGTACGTGGCACGCGTCGAGCGCGAGGTGCTCCCCGCGATCGCCGCCGACGGGCTCGCGCGGTACGTCGACGCGTACGTGGATCGATCGGCCTTCTCGACCGACGAGGCGCGCCCGGTCCTCTCACGTGCCCGCGCGCTCGGGCTCGGGGTGCGCTTGCACGTCGGCCAGTTCGCGGACGTCGGCGGCGCCGAGCTCGCGGCCGAGCTCGGGGCCTCGTCGGTCGATCATCTCGAAAACGTGGGATCCCAAGGAATCGCGGCCCTGGCTCGGGCCGGCGTGCGCGCGGTGCTGCTTCCGGTCGCGAGCTTCACGCTGCGGCAGGCGCCTCCGCCAGTCGAGGCGCTGCGCGCGGCCGGCGTCGGGCTCGTCGTGGCGAGCGACGCGAACCCGGGCACCGCGCCCACCGAGAGCTTGCCGCTCGCCCTCGCGCTCGCGGTCCGTCTCTACGGTCTCACCGTGCCGGAGGCGATCCTCGGCGCGACGCGCGAGGCGGCGGCGTCGCTCGGTCTCGGCGAGCAAGCGGGCATCCTGCGTGAGGGCTTCTCCGCGGACGTCGTGGCCTGGGAGCTTTCGCACGAGAATGCGCTGGTGCAGCCGTGGGGCGTGTCGCGGGCGCTCTTCGCGCTGCGCGACGGCGCGCTCATCGCGGGCCGCGTGGATTGA